The following proteins are encoded in a genomic region of Drosophila bipectinata strain 14024-0381.07 chromosome XL, DbipHiC1v2, whole genome shotgun sequence:
- the LOC108122701 gene encoding WSCD family member CG9164 produces MALQGWRFFGVSATIIIYIGGVLFLSMNNIPGSHPKRPRIERFAEFPSFHSPRFPMPSRKMTIRWCRDLKYINRDLPNYTDYRADFFTALPSSDLSAALQSLPALTALASFPGSGNTWLRYLLQQATGILTGSIYKDYGLLKTGFPAENVCNSSVLLVKTHEWGSKAWQPFSKAILLVRDPEKAIIAEFNRQSGGHIGFASPDRYKRTKGKYWQQFVSNKLKGWELMNLSWARNFTGSIKVVFYDDLVHHTERELRSILEFLQFPVDEQLMRCAIMRKEGIFRRKKRLLSFDPYTEAMRAEVQARRRIVYGLLGRQDQE; encoded by the exons ATGGCACTGCAAGGCTGGCGCTTTTTCGGTGTCTCGGCAACCATCATCATCTACATAGGCGGCGTCCTGTTCCTGTCCATGAACAACATACCCGGATCGCATCCCAAGAGGCCAAGGATCGAGCGCTTTGCCGAG TTTCCCAGCTTTCATAGCCCGCGTTTTCCGATGCCCAGCCGAAAAATGACGATACGCTGGTGTCGTGACCTCAAATATATAAATCGAGATCTTCCAAATTACACGGACTACAGGGCCGATTTTTTCA ccGCTCTGCCCAGCAGCGACCTTAGTGCCGCCCTTCAATCCCTGCCGGCTTTGACCGCCCTGGCCAGTTTTCCGGGCAGCGGGAACACCTGGCTGAGGTACTTGCTCCAACAGGCGACGGGGATCCTGACGGGCAGCATATATAAGGACTACGgcctgctgaagaccggcttCCCGGCGGAGAACGTGTGCAACAGCTCAGTATTATTGGTGAAGACCCACGAATGGGGCAGCAAGGCGTGGCAGCCCTTCTCGAAAGCAATACTCCTGGTCCGGGACCCGGAGAAGGCAATCATAGCGGAGTTCAACCGCCAGAGTGGCGGCCACATAGGCTTCGCCTCGCCGGACCGCTACAAAAGGACTAAGGGAAAAT ATTGGCAGCAATTCGTGAGCAATAAGCTCAAGGGCTGGGAGCTGATGAACCTCAGCTGGGCCCGCAACTTCACCGGCAGCATCAAGGTTGTGTTCTACGACGACCTGGTCCACCACACCGAGCGGGAACTACGCTCTATCCTGGAGTTTCTGCAGTTCCCAGTCGACGAGCAGCTGATGCGGTGCGCCATCATGCGGAAGGAAGGTATCTTCCGACGTAAAAAGCGGCTGCTCTCCTTTGATCCCTACACGGAGGCGATGCGGGCCGAGGTGCAGGCTCGTCGGCGTATCGTCTACGGCCTGCTGGGGCGGCAGGACCAAGAATAG
- the acj6 gene encoding inhibitory POU protein isoform X1 encodes MTMSMYSTTDKMKMSAPSCFPGRYSPSYRSSEQMRRCMPNPSSRLLEDASLLCNSWSARQNGDIFAGINDGILSRAEALAAVDIQKHQAQHVHSQMPSQIKHDVMYHHHTMSGPPQRPLQMHHSMDQLDMLDPTGSMTTLAPISESPLTPTHQHLHGSYHSMNHMMSHHHPGTLSGHTAGHHGHSAVHHPVITAAVAAAGLHPDTDTDPRELEAFAERFKQRRIKLGVTQADVGKALANLKLPGVGALSQSTICRFESLTLSHNNMIALKPILQAWLEEAEAQAKNKRRDPDAPSVLPAGEKKRKRTSIAAPEKRSLEAYFAVQPRPSGEKIAAIAEKLDLKKNVVRVWFCNQRQKQKRIVSSVTPSMTGHGSAGFGY; translated from the exons ATGACAATGTCGATGTACTCGACGACggataaaatgaaaatgtcagcGCCCAGTTGTTTTCCAGGACGCTACAGTCCCTCCTATCGAAGTTCGGAGCAGATGCGGCGCTGCATGCCAAATCCATCT AGTCGTTTATTAGAAGATGCTTCCCTATTATGCAATTCGTGGTCAGCACGTCAGAAT GGTGATATCTTTGCGGGCATCAACGATGGGATCCTGAGCAGAGCGGAAGCCCTGGCAGCCGTCGACATCCAGAAGCACCAAGCCCAGCATGTACATAGCCAAATGCCCTCCCAGATCAAGCACGACGTCATGTACCACCACCACACAATGAGTGGGCCCCCGCAACGTCCCCTCCAG ATGCACCACTCCATGGATCAGCTGGACATGCTGGATCCGACGGGCTCGATGACCACATTGGCGCCCATCTCGGAGTCCCCTCTAACGCCAACACACCAACACCTGCACGGTTCCTATCACAGCATGAATCACATGATGAGCCACCACCATCCGGGCACGTTAAGTGGCCACACGGCGG GGCACCATGGACACTCAGCGGTACATCATCCTGTTATCacggcggcagtggcagccGCTGGCCTGCATCCTGACACCGACACCGATCCCCGAGAGCTCGAGGCGTTTGCGGAGCGTTTCAAGCAGCGGCGTATTAAGCTGG GTGTCACGCAGGCCGACGTGGGCAAGGCCCTGGCCAATCTCAAGTTACCTGGCGTCGGCGCGCTGTCGCAGAGCACCATCTGTCGGTTCGAGAGCCTGACACTGTCCCACAACAACATGATCGCCCTGAAGCCGATCCTCCAGGCGTGGCTCGAGGAGGCCGAGGCGCAGGCGAAAAACAAGAGGCGCGACCCGGATGCGCCCAGCGTCCTGCCGGCGGGCGAAAAGAAAAG aaaaaGGACTTCCATTGCGGCACCTGAAAAGCGTTCCCTGGAAGCCTACTTCGCCGTCCAGCCGAGACCATCCGGTGAGAAAATCGCTGCCATTGCCGAAAAGCTGGATTTGAAGAAAAACGTGGTGCGCGTCTGGTTCTGCAATCAacgccaaaaacaaaaac GTATAGTTAGTAGTGTAACACCATCAATGACTGGCCACGGTTCGGCGGGATTCGGATACTGA
- the acj6 gene encoding inhibitory POU protein isoform X2, giving the protein MTMSMYSTTDKMKMSAPSCFPGRYSPSYRSSEQMRRCMPNPSSRLLEDASLLCNSWSARQNGDIFAGINDGILSRAEALAAVDIQKHQAQHVHSQMPSQIKHDVMYHHHTMSGPPQRPLQMHHSMDQLDMLDPTGSMTTLAPISESPLTPTHQHLHGSYHSMNHMMSHHHPGTLSGHTAGHHGHSAVHHPVITAAVAAAGLHPDTDTDPRELEAFAERFKQRRIKLGVTQADVGKALANLKLPGVGALSQSTICRFESLTLSHNNMIALKPILQAWLEEAEAQAKNKRRDPDAPSVLPAGEKKRTSIAAPEKRSLEAYFAVQPRPSGEKIAAIAEKLDLKKNVVRVWFCNQRQKQKRIVSSVTPSMTGHGSAGFGY; this is encoded by the exons ATGACAATGTCGATGTACTCGACGACggataaaatgaaaatgtcagcGCCCAGTTGTTTTCCAGGACGCTACAGTCCCTCCTATCGAAGTTCGGAGCAGATGCGGCGCTGCATGCCAAATCCATCT AGTCGTTTATTAGAAGATGCTTCCCTATTATGCAATTCGTGGTCAGCACGTCAGAAT GGTGATATCTTTGCGGGCATCAACGATGGGATCCTGAGCAGAGCGGAAGCCCTGGCAGCCGTCGACATCCAGAAGCACCAAGCCCAGCATGTACATAGCCAAATGCCCTCCCAGATCAAGCACGACGTCATGTACCACCACCACACAATGAGTGGGCCCCCGCAACGTCCCCTCCAG ATGCACCACTCCATGGATCAGCTGGACATGCTGGATCCGACGGGCTCGATGACCACATTGGCGCCCATCTCGGAGTCCCCTCTAACGCCAACACACCAACACCTGCACGGTTCCTATCACAGCATGAATCACATGATGAGCCACCACCATCCGGGCACGTTAAGTGGCCACACGGCGG GGCACCATGGACACTCAGCGGTACATCATCCTGTTATCacggcggcagtggcagccGCTGGCCTGCATCCTGACACCGACACCGATCCCCGAGAGCTCGAGGCGTTTGCGGAGCGTTTCAAGCAGCGGCGTATTAAGCTGG GTGTCACGCAGGCCGACGTGGGCAAGGCCCTGGCCAATCTCAAGTTACCTGGCGTCGGCGCGCTGTCGCAGAGCACCATCTGTCGGTTCGAGAGCCTGACACTGTCCCACAACAACATGATCGCCCTGAAGCCGATCCTCCAGGCGTGGCTCGAGGAGGCCGAGGCGCAGGCGAAAAACAAGAGGCGCGACCCGGATGCGCCCAGCGTCCTGCCGGCGGGCGAAAAGAAAAG GACTTCCATTGCGGCACCTGAAAAGCGTTCCCTGGAAGCCTACTTCGCCGTCCAGCCGAGACCATCCGGTGAGAAAATCGCTGCCATTGCCGAAAAGCTGGATTTGAAGAAAAACGTGGTGCGCGTCTGGTTCTGCAATCAacgccaaaaacaaaaac GTATAGTTAGTAGTGTAACACCATCAATGACTGGCCACGGTTCGGCGGGATTCGGATACTGA
- the acj6 gene encoding inhibitory POU protein isoform X3, whose product MTMSMYSTTDKMKMSAPSCFPGRYSPSYRSSEQMRRCMPNPSGDIFAGINDGILSRAEALAAVDIQKHQAQHVHSQMPSQIKHDVMYHHHTMSGPPQRPLQMHHSMDQLDMLDPTGSMTTLAPISESPLTPTHQHLHGSYHSMNHMMSHHHPGTLSGHTAGHHGHSAVHHPVITAAVAAAGLHPDTDTDPRELEAFAERFKQRRIKLGVTQADVGKALANLKLPGVGALSQSTICRFESLTLSHNNMIALKPILQAWLEEAEAQAKNKRRDPDAPSVLPAGEKKRKRTSIAAPEKRSLEAYFAVQPRPSGEKIAAIAEKLDLKKNVVRVWFCNQRQKQKRIVSSVTPSMTGHGSAGFGY is encoded by the exons ATGACAATGTCGATGTACTCGACGACggataaaatgaaaatgtcagcGCCCAGTTGTTTTCCAGGACGCTACAGTCCCTCCTATCGAAGTTCGGAGCAGATGCGGCGCTGCATGCCAAATCCATCT GGTGATATCTTTGCGGGCATCAACGATGGGATCCTGAGCAGAGCGGAAGCCCTGGCAGCCGTCGACATCCAGAAGCACCAAGCCCAGCATGTACATAGCCAAATGCCCTCCCAGATCAAGCACGACGTCATGTACCACCACCACACAATGAGTGGGCCCCCGCAACGTCCCCTCCAG ATGCACCACTCCATGGATCAGCTGGACATGCTGGATCCGACGGGCTCGATGACCACATTGGCGCCCATCTCGGAGTCCCCTCTAACGCCAACACACCAACACCTGCACGGTTCCTATCACAGCATGAATCACATGATGAGCCACCACCATCCGGGCACGTTAAGTGGCCACACGGCGG GGCACCATGGACACTCAGCGGTACATCATCCTGTTATCacggcggcagtggcagccGCTGGCCTGCATCCTGACACCGACACCGATCCCCGAGAGCTCGAGGCGTTTGCGGAGCGTTTCAAGCAGCGGCGTATTAAGCTGG GTGTCACGCAGGCCGACGTGGGCAAGGCCCTGGCCAATCTCAAGTTACCTGGCGTCGGCGCGCTGTCGCAGAGCACCATCTGTCGGTTCGAGAGCCTGACACTGTCCCACAACAACATGATCGCCCTGAAGCCGATCCTCCAGGCGTGGCTCGAGGAGGCCGAGGCGCAGGCGAAAAACAAGAGGCGCGACCCGGATGCGCCCAGCGTCCTGCCGGCGGGCGAAAAGAAAAG aaaaaGGACTTCCATTGCGGCACCTGAAAAGCGTTCCCTGGAAGCCTACTTCGCCGTCCAGCCGAGACCATCCGGTGAGAAAATCGCTGCCATTGCCGAAAAGCTGGATTTGAAGAAAAACGTGGTGCGCGTCTGGTTCTGCAATCAacgccaaaaacaaaaac GTATAGTTAGTAGTGTAACACCATCAATGACTGGCCACGGTTCGGCGGGATTCGGATACTGA
- the acj6 gene encoding inhibitory POU protein isoform X4 encodes MTMSMYSTTDKMKMSAPSCFPGRYSPSYRSSEQMRRCMPNPSGDIFAGINDGILSRAEALAAVDIQKHQAQHVHSQMPSQIKHDVMYHHHTMSGPPQRPLQMHHSMDQLDMLDPTGSMTTLAPISESPLTPTHQHLHGSYHSMNHMMSHHHPGTLSGHTAGHHGHSAVHHPVITAAVAAAGLHPDTDTDPRELEAFAERFKQRRIKLGVTQADVGKALANLKLPGVGALSQSTICRFESLTLSHNNMIALKPILQAWLEEAEAQAKNKRRDPDAPSVLPAGEKKRTSIAAPEKRSLEAYFAVQPRPSGEKIAAIAEKLDLKKNVVRVWFCNQRQKQKRIVSSVTPSMTGHGSAGFGY; translated from the exons ATGACAATGTCGATGTACTCGACGACggataaaatgaaaatgtcagcGCCCAGTTGTTTTCCAGGACGCTACAGTCCCTCCTATCGAAGTTCGGAGCAGATGCGGCGCTGCATGCCAAATCCATCT GGTGATATCTTTGCGGGCATCAACGATGGGATCCTGAGCAGAGCGGAAGCCCTGGCAGCCGTCGACATCCAGAAGCACCAAGCCCAGCATGTACATAGCCAAATGCCCTCCCAGATCAAGCACGACGTCATGTACCACCACCACACAATGAGTGGGCCCCCGCAACGTCCCCTCCAG ATGCACCACTCCATGGATCAGCTGGACATGCTGGATCCGACGGGCTCGATGACCACATTGGCGCCCATCTCGGAGTCCCCTCTAACGCCAACACACCAACACCTGCACGGTTCCTATCACAGCATGAATCACATGATGAGCCACCACCATCCGGGCACGTTAAGTGGCCACACGGCGG GGCACCATGGACACTCAGCGGTACATCATCCTGTTATCacggcggcagtggcagccGCTGGCCTGCATCCTGACACCGACACCGATCCCCGAGAGCTCGAGGCGTTTGCGGAGCGTTTCAAGCAGCGGCGTATTAAGCTGG GTGTCACGCAGGCCGACGTGGGCAAGGCCCTGGCCAATCTCAAGTTACCTGGCGTCGGCGCGCTGTCGCAGAGCACCATCTGTCGGTTCGAGAGCCTGACACTGTCCCACAACAACATGATCGCCCTGAAGCCGATCCTCCAGGCGTGGCTCGAGGAGGCCGAGGCGCAGGCGAAAAACAAGAGGCGCGACCCGGATGCGCCCAGCGTCCTGCCGGCGGGCGAAAAGAAAAG GACTTCCATTGCGGCACCTGAAAAGCGTTCCCTGGAAGCCTACTTCGCCGTCCAGCCGAGACCATCCGGTGAGAAAATCGCTGCCATTGCCGAAAAGCTGGATTTGAAGAAAAACGTGGTGCGCGTCTGGTTCTGCAATCAacgccaaaaacaaaaac GTATAGTTAGTAGTGTAACACCATCAATGACTGGCCACGGTTCGGCGGGATTCGGATACTGA
- the LOC108122833 gene encoding uncharacterized protein: MLPRRAGFRACYSWPDLSQHGLISRHRVPRPQRQTGETLGEKSWNKPGQPARKHLSTQWVTPKVTVNRTYHFPGSRMTRSIALSGSEKPKAKVAPQVEDQHVDGHGVGKLTLQPKVRAAVARTNLLDGRQPETQCQFQESSDSDSDSDPQDVTNYLDSAVDTTETVVDAVLLDVVDTLDLSDTQDITDSNFVTDNRDFVDVTVETTERIIAGVLLHVLSTLDLSGTHSLDLTETQDPTNTDTAANLNGLEDIDEESMEQLENGLNQYRANFMIRQLQYAAIHRESRALLQEIRGIFQGLDQLRQQVDERMGSITCLESSQADSSDGWEDPAPDQPPN, from the coding sequence ATGCTGCCACGTCGTGCCGGTTTCCGTGCCTGCTACTCCTGGCCGGATTTGAGTCAACACGGTCTTATAAGCCGCCACCgcgtgccacgcccacagcgCCAAACTGGGGAAACTCTTGGGGAGAAGTCCTGGAATAAACCGGGGCAGCCAGCCAGGAAACACTTGTCAACCCAGTGGGTCACTCCAAAGGTGACGGTGAATAGGACATACCACTTTCCGGGGAGCAGGATGACACGGTCTATTGCATTATCGGGATCGGAGAAGCCAAAGGCTAAGGTAGCGCCCCAAGTTGAGGATCAGCATGTGGATGGACACGGCGTGGGGAAACTGACGTTGCAGCCCAAGGTGAGGGCGGCTGTGGCGCGTACGAATCTTCTCGATGGCAGACAACCTGAAACACAATGCCAGTTTCAGGAATCCTCTGACTCAGACTCAGACTCTGACCCTCAAGACGTAACAAACTATCTAGACTCTGCGGTAGACACCACAGAGACTGTAGTGGATGCGGTCCTTCTTGACGTTGTGGACACTCTTGACCTTTCAGACACCCAAGACATTACAGACTCCAACTTCGTAACTGATAATCGTGACTTTGTGGACGTTACTGTAGAAACCACAGAGCGTATAATCGCAGGGGTCCTTCTTCACGTTTTGTCCACTCTCGACCTTTCAGGCACCCACTCTCTAGACTTGACGGAGACACAAGACCCTACCAACACAGACACTGCAGCTAACTTAAACGGACTTGAGGACATCGACGAAGAATCCATGGAGCAATTGGAGAATGGGCTGAATCAATACCGCGCCAACTTCATGATTCGTCAGCTTCAATACGCTGCCATCCATCGCGAAAGTCGGGCCCTTCTCCAGGAGATAAGAGGCATCTTCCAGGGACTGGATCAACTGCGTCAGCAGGTAGACGAGCGTATGGGCAGTATCACTTGTCTTGAAAGCAGCCAAGCCGATTCTTCTGATGGATGGGAGGATCCTGCTCCCGATCAGCCGCCAAACTGA
- the Pp1-13C gene encoding serine/threonine-protein phosphatase alpha-3 isoform, translating to MAEVLNLDSIISRLLEVRGARPGKNVQLSEGEIRGLCLKSREILLAQPILLELEAPLKICGDIHGQYYDLLRLFEYGGYPPESNYLFLGDYVDRGKQSLETICLLLAYKIKYSENFFLLRGNHECASINRIYGFYDECKRRYTIKLWKTFTDCFNCLPVVAIVDEKIFCCHGGLSPDLTSMEQIRRIMRPTDVPDQGLLCDLLWSDPDKDTIGWGENDRGVSFTFGAEVVGKFLQKHDLDLICRAHQVVEDGYEFFAKRQLVTLFSAPNYCGEFDNAGAMMSVDDTLMCSFQILKPVEKRKK from the coding sequence ATGGCGGAGGTGCTCAACCTGGACAGCATCATCTCCCGGCTGCTGGAGGTGCGTGGGGCACGGCCTGGCAAAAACGTCCAGTTGTCGGAAGGTGAGATCCGTGGCCTGTGCCTCAAGTCGCGGGAGATCCTGCTGGCCCAGCCCATTCTGCTCGAGCTTGAGGCTCCTCTCAAGATCTGTGGCGACATCCACGGCCAGTACTACGACCTGCTCCGTCTCTTTGAGTATGGCGGCTATCCGCCCGAGTCGAACTACCTCTTTCTGGGCGACTACGTCGACCGGGGTAAGCAGTCGCTGGAGACGATCTGCCTGCTGCTGGCCTACAAGATCAAGTACTCAGAGAACTTCTTCCTGCTGCGTGGGAACCACGAGTGCGCCAGCATAAACCGGATATACGGCTTCTACGACGAGTGCAAGCGCCGGTACACGATCAAGCTGTGGAAGACCTTTACGGACTGCTTCAACTGCCTGCCCGTGGTGGCGATCGTGGACGAGAAGATTTTCTGCTGCCACGGCGGGCTCAGTCCGGACCTGACCTCCATGGAGCAGATTCGCCGGATTATGCGTCCCACTGACGTGCCCGACCAGGGCCTACTCTGCGACCTGCTCTGGTCCGATCCGGACAAGGACACGATCGGCTGGGGCGAGAACGACCGGGGCGTGAGCTTCACCTTTGGGGCGGAGGTGGTGGGCAAGTTCCTGCAGAAGCATGACCTCGACCTCATCTGCCGCGCCCACCAGGTGGTCGAGGACGGGTACGAGTTCTTCGCCAAGCGCCAGCTGGTCACCCTCTTCTCGGCCCCGAACTACTGCGGCGAGTTCGACAACGCCGGCGCGATGATGTCCGTCGACGACACGCTCATGTGCTCATTCCAGATCCTCAAGCCCGTCGAGAAGCGCAAGAAGTAG